One Nonomuraea angiospora DNA segment encodes these proteins:
- a CDS encoding YcaO-like family protein, with product MGGVAGRDRAAGAPPTAAICRTTTARPPSSSPAPPRDLPATGQGRPATSRLPGQGRVGRARASYTEVAADALDPRTLGEHDTSSYETDGFAFRPFTEDAVCDWVWGHSFGRRAPILAPESLAYYYVRG from the coding sequence GTGGGCGGCGTTGCTGGACGTGATCGGGCTGCCGGAGCCCCACCGACTGCGGCGATCTGCCGGACGACGACCGCGCGTCCGCCGTCTTCGAGCCCGGCGCCGCCCCGCGACCTCCCGGCTACCGGTCAGGGCCGCCCCGCGACCTCCCGGCTACCGGGTCAGGGACGTGTCGGCCGAGCGCGGGCCTCCTACACGGAGGTGGCCGCGGACGCGCTCGACCCGCGAACGCTGGGCGAGCACGACACCTCGTCCTATGAGACGGACGGGTTCGCGTTCCGGCCGTTCACCGAGGACGCCGTCTGCGACTGGGTGTGGGGGCACTCCTTCGGCCGGCGCGCGCCGATCCTCGCGCCGGAGAGCCTGGCCTATTACTACGTACGGGGGTAG
- a CDS encoding YcaO-like family protein, with amino-acid sequence MRARRQHGEALLYKLLETVEGDGFLMTWYERLPVPRIDPGAARDRTIPLQAAAITAETGYRVELYDTTVEHGIPSVWATGVGQDGDPGRPRMVCAAPPGPVWLRRRPCSAR; translated from the coding sequence GTGCGTGCTCGGCGGCAGCATGGCGAGGCCCTGCTCTACAAGCTGCTGGAGACGGTCGAGGGGGACGGGTTCCTCATGACCTGGTACGAGCGGCTCCCGGTGCCGCGGATCGATCCCGGCGCGGCACGGGATCGCACCATCCCGCTCCAGGCCGCCGCGATCACCGCGGAGACCGGCTACCGGGTCGAGCTGTACGACACGACGGTGGAGCACGGCATCCCCAGCGTGTGGGCGACTGGCGTGGGGCAGGACGGCGACCCGGGCAGGCCGCGTATGGTGTGCGCAGCGCCGCCGGGGCCCGTCTGGCTGCGGAGAAGGCCGTGCTCAGCGCGCTGA
- the rpsL gene encoding 30S ribosomal protein S12 encodes MPTIQQLVRKGRQDKVSKTKTPALKGSPQRRGVCQRVYTTTPKKPNSALRKVARVRLTNGIEVTAYIPGVGHNLQEHSIVLVRGGRVKDLPGVRYKIIRGSLDTQGVRNRKQARSRYGAKKEKS; translated from the coding sequence GTGCCCACTATTCAGCAGTTGGTCCGCAAGGGCCGGCAGGACAAGGTCTCGAAGACCAAGACTCCTGCCCTCAAGGGGAGTCCGCAGCGGCGCGGCGTGTGCCAGCGCGTTTACACCACGACCCCGAAGAAGCCCAACTCGGCCCTGCGCAAGGTGGCCCGCGTTCGCCTCACGAACGGCATCGAGGTCACGGCCTACATCCCGGGTGTGGGTCACAACCTGCAGGAGCACTCCATCGTGCTCGTGCGTGGCGGTCGTGTGAAGGACCTGCCCGGTGTTCGCTACAAGATCATCCGCGGCTCGCTGGACACCCAGGGTGTCCGCAACCGCAAGCAGGCCCGCAGCCGCTACGGCGCGAAGAAGGAGAAGAGCTAA
- the rpsG gene encoding 30S ribosomal protein S7, which translates to MPRKGSPGRRQLMSDPVYSSPLVTALINKVLLDGKRSIAQSIVYGALEGCREKTGNDPVVTLKRALDNVKPTLEVRSRRVGGATYQVPVEVRAARSTTLALRWLVQYSRARREKTMTERLMNELLDASNGLGASVKKREDTHKMAESNKAFAHYRW; encoded by the coding sequence ATGCCTCGCAAGGGTTCTCCTGGCCGTCGTCAGCTCATGTCTGACCCGGTTTACAGCTCGCCCCTGGTGACCGCCCTGATCAACAAGGTGCTTCTCGACGGCAAGCGCTCCATCGCGCAGTCCATCGTGTACGGCGCACTCGAGGGCTGCAGGGAGAAGACCGGCAACGACCCGGTCGTCACCCTGAAGCGCGCGCTCGACAACGTCAAGCCGACCCTCGAGGTTCGCAGCCGCCGCGTCGGTGGCGCCACGTACCAGGTGCCGGTCGAGGTGCGCGCCGCGCGCAGCACCACCCTGGCCCTGCGCTGGCTGGTGCAGTACTCCCGCGCCCGCCGCGAGAAGACCATGACCGAGCGCCTCATGAACGAGCTCCTCGACGCCAGCAACGGCCTTGGGGCGAGTGTCAAGAAGCGCGAGGACACCCACAAGATGGCCGAGTCCAACAAGGCCTTCGCCCACTACCGCTGGTAA
- the fusA gene encoding elongation factor G, with protein sequence MAHIDAGKTTTTERILFYTGINYKIGEVHEGAATMDWMEQEQERGITITSAATTCEWIGHTINIIDTPGHVDFTIEVERSLRVLDGAVAVFDGVAGVEPQSETVWRQADRYDVPRICFVNKMDRVGAEFHRCVDMMISRLGATPAVIQLPWGVEADFKGVIDLIKMKGYLWSAEAAKGEMYDTVDIPADHAEAAREWRDKLVETVAENDDELMELFLEGVEPTEEQLVAAIRRATLSSAINPVLCGTAFKNKGVQPLLDAIVAFLPAPTDIPAFKGHAVGHEDKVIERHADPSEPFSALAFKIASDPHLGKLTYIRIYSGTLETGSQVVNSVKGKKERIGKIYQMHANKREERPTAIAGQIVAVMGLKDTTTGDTLSDPSNQVVLESMTFPAPVINVAIEPKTKGDQEKLSTAIQRLAEEDPSFQVRRDEETGQTVIWGMGELHLEILVDRMRREFKVEANVGRPQVAYRETIRRKVEKLDYTHKKQTGGSGQFARVIINLEPLGEGNDGYEFENKVTGGRVPREYIPSVDAGAQEAAEFGVLAGYPMVGVKVTLVDGAAHDVDSSEMAFKIAGSMAFKEAARKADAVLLEPMMAVEVTTPEDYMGDVIGDLNGRRGQIQSMDERAGARVVTALVPLSEMFGYVGDLRSKTQGRASYSMQFDSYSEVPPGIAKEIVAKARGE encoded by the coding sequence ATGGCCCATATCGACGCGGGCAAGACCACCACGACCGAGCGCATCCTGTTCTACACCGGTATCAACTACAAGATCGGTGAGGTCCACGAGGGCGCTGCCACGATGGACTGGATGGAGCAGGAGCAGGAGCGCGGCATCACGATCACGTCTGCCGCGACCACCTGTGAGTGGATCGGTCACACCATCAACATCATCGACACCCCGGGTCACGTCGACTTCACCATTGAGGTGGAGCGCTCGCTCCGCGTCCTCGACGGTGCCGTCGCCGTGTTCGACGGCGTCGCGGGTGTCGAGCCGCAGTCGGAGACGGTGTGGCGCCAGGCTGACCGCTACGACGTCCCCCGGATCTGCTTCGTCAACAAGATGGACCGTGTCGGCGCGGAGTTCCACCGCTGCGTCGACATGATGATCAGCCGTCTGGGCGCGACCCCGGCTGTCATCCAGCTTCCGTGGGGCGTTGAGGCCGACTTCAAGGGCGTCATCGACCTCATCAAGATGAAGGGTTACCTCTGGAGCGCCGAGGCGGCCAAGGGCGAGATGTACGACACCGTCGACATCCCGGCCGACCACGCCGAGGCGGCGCGCGAGTGGCGTGACAAGCTGGTCGAGACCGTCGCCGAGAACGACGACGAGCTGATGGAGCTCTTCCTCGAGGGCGTCGAGCCCACCGAGGAGCAGCTGGTCGCGGCCATCCGCCGCGCCACGCTGTCCAGCGCCATCAACCCGGTGCTCTGCGGCACCGCGTTCAAGAACAAGGGCGTGCAGCCCCTGCTCGACGCGATCGTCGCCTTCCTCCCCGCCCCGACCGACATCCCGGCCTTCAAGGGTCACGCGGTCGGCCACGAGGACAAGGTCATCGAGCGTCACGCGGACCCGAGCGAGCCGTTCTCCGCTCTGGCCTTCAAGATCGCCAGCGACCCGCACCTGGGCAAGCTCACCTACATCCGCATCTACTCGGGCACGCTCGAGACCGGTTCACAGGTCGTCAACTCTGTGAAGGGTAAGAAGGAGCGGATCGGCAAGATCTACCAGATGCACGCCAACAAGCGCGAGGAGCGCCCGACGGCGATTGCCGGCCAGATCGTCGCGGTCATGGGTCTGAAGGACACCACGACCGGCGACACCCTGTCCGACCCGTCCAACCAGGTCGTGCTCGAGTCGATGACGTTCCCGGCTCCGGTCATCAACGTCGCCATCGAGCCCAAGACCAAGGGCGACCAGGAGAAGCTGTCGACCGCCATCCAGCGGCTGGCCGAGGAGGACCCGTCCTTCCAGGTTCGCCGCGACGAGGAGACCGGTCAGACGGTCATCTGGGGCATGGGCGAGCTTCACCTGGAGATCCTCGTCGACCGTATGCGTCGCGAGTTCAAGGTCGAGGCCAACGTCGGCCGCCCGCAGGTGGCCTACCGCGAGACCATCCGCCGCAAGGTGGAGAAGCTCGACTACACCCACAAGAAGCAGACCGGTGGTTCCGGTCAGTTCGCGCGGGTGATCATCAACCTCGAGCCGCTGGGTGAGGGCAACGACGGCTACGAGTTCGAGAACAAGGTCACGGGTGGTCGTGTCCCGAGGGAGTACATCCCGTCGGTCGACGCGGGCGCCCAGGAGGCCGCCGAGTTCGGCGTGCTGGCCGGCTACCCGATGGTGGGCGTGAAGGTGACGCTCGTCGACGGTGCCGCGCACGACGTCGACTCCTCGGAAATGGCGTTCAAGATCGCCGGCTCGATGGCCTTCAAGGAGGCCGCGCGCAAGGCCGACGCAGTGCTTCTCGAGCCGATGATGGCCGTCGAGGTCACCACGCCCGAGGACTACATGGGTGATGTCATCGGTGACCTCAACGGTCGCCGCGGACAGATCCAGTCTATGGACGAGCGGGCCGGCGCCCGTGTCGTCACGGCGCTCGTGCCGCTGTCTGAGATGTTCGGCTACGTGGGTGACCTGCGTAGCAAGACGCAGGGGCGCGCGAGCTACAGCATGCAGTTCGACTCCTACTCGGAGGTGCCCCCGGGCATCGCCAAGGAGATCGTCGCGAAGGCCCGGGGCGAATAG
- the tuf gene encoding elongation factor Tu yields the protein MGKAKFERTKPHMNIGTIGHIDHGKTTLTAAITKVLHDRFPELNKATPFDKIDKAPEEKARGITISIAHVEYQTEKRHYAHVDCPGHADYVKNMITGAAQMDGAILVVAATDGPMPQTKEHVLLARQVGVPYIVVALNKADMVDDEEILELVELEVRELLSAQEFPGDDLPVVRVSALKALEGDQKWADSIIELMNAVDENVPEPPRETDKPFLMPVEDVFSITGRGTVVTGRIERGVVKINEQVDIIGIKPEKTTTTVTSIEMFNKMLDEGHAGDNAALLLRGIKRDDVERGQCIIKPGTTTPHTEFNGQVYILSKDEGGRHTPFFNNYRPQFYFRTTDVTGVVNLPEGTEMVMPGDNTEMRVELIQPIAMEEGLKFAIREGGRTVGAGRVTKIIK from the coding sequence GTGGGCAAGGCCAAGTTCGAGCGGACTAAGCCGCACATGAACATCGGCACCATTGGACACATCGACCACGGCAAGACCACGCTGACCGCGGCGATCACCAAGGTGCTTCACGACCGTTTCCCCGAGCTGAACAAGGCGACCCCGTTCGACAAGATCGACAAGGCGCCCGAGGAGAAGGCTCGCGGCATTACGATCTCCATCGCGCACGTCGAGTACCAGACCGAGAAGCGTCACTACGCTCACGTTGACTGCCCCGGTCACGCCGACTACGTGAAGAACATGATCACCGGTGCTGCCCAGATGGACGGCGCCATCCTCGTGGTCGCCGCCACCGACGGCCCGATGCCGCAGACGAAGGAGCACGTCCTCCTGGCCCGCCAGGTCGGCGTCCCCTACATCGTCGTGGCCCTCAACAAGGCCGACATGGTCGACGACGAGGAGATCCTCGAGCTCGTCGAGCTGGAGGTCCGTGAGCTCCTCTCCGCTCAGGAGTTCCCCGGCGACGACCTGCCCGTCGTCCGCGTCTCCGCTCTCAAGGCTCTCGAGGGCGACCAGAAGTGGGCCGACAGCATCATCGAGCTGATGAACGCCGTCGACGAGAACGTGCCCGAGCCGCCGCGTGAGACGGACAAGCCGTTCCTCATGCCGGTCGAGGACGTCTTCTCGATCACCGGTCGCGGTACGGTCGTCACCGGCCGTATCGAGCGCGGTGTCGTCAAGATCAACGAGCAGGTCGACATCATCGGCATCAAGCCGGAGAAGACGACCACCACCGTCACCAGCATCGAGATGTTCAACAAGATGCTCGACGAGGGTCACGCGGGCGACAACGCCGCCCTGCTGCTCCGTGGTATCAAGCGCGACGACGTCGAGCGCGGCCAGTGCATCATCAAGCCGGGCACGACCACCCCGCACACCGAGTTCAACGGCCAGGTCTACATCCTGTCCAAGGACGAGGGCGGCCGCCACACGCCGTTCTTCAACAACTACCGCCCGCAGTTCTACTTCCGTACGACTGACGTGACCGGTGTCGTGAACCTCCCCGAGGGCACGGAGATGGTCATGCCGGGCGACAACACCGAGATGCGCGTTGAGCTGATCCAGCCCATCGCCATGGAGGAAGGCCTCAAGTTCGCGATCCGTGAGGGTGGCCGCACCGTCGGCGCCGGTCGGGTCACGAAGATCATCAAGTAG